A region from the Silene latifolia isolate original U9 population chromosome 7, ASM4854445v1, whole genome shotgun sequence genome encodes:
- the LOC141592370 gene encoding uncharacterized protein At5g03900, chloroplastic: MSSISSCLSSSSLKFRHNICFSRNSLPNNKQLDLSLRLRNPRIRLRFRVRVVRASSINVPSPIKPGGVVESDYLPSDIRKRSMDAIDSLGGRVTIGDVAAKAGLKLTQAQKALQALAADTNGFLEVSDEGDVLYVFPNDYRSKLVAKSLRMKIEPWAEKAKSAAEYLIRVSFGTTLIASIVIVFTAIIAIATSAESNRESNSNSRRRRGDSFINLDFALYNTRDLFWYWDRDYYRRGPRRTDKQGMNFLESVFSYVFGDGDPNQGIEEERWKMIGQYITSNGGVVTADELAPYLDVYTKDKNDDSYILPVLLRFDGQPEVDEEGNILYRFPSLQRTASFNRTGKKEYVGTRWSDWDGRVQEFFEEKKLQFSKTNVADRAAVIGLGALNFFGVIVLSTLLKDMAVKPNGFISFAESLLPLLQVYAGSFFAIPLVRWLFILKTNTEIEKRNQLRKLRAQALVSPDLSLKRKLLSARDMAQRTVIGKDRIVYSTEKGLDEQDYEEQEWERRFELLERAD; encoded by the exons ATGAGTTCCATATCAAGTTGTTTGTCATCCTCAAGTCTCAAGTTCCGCCATAATATCTGTTTCTCCAGAAATTCCCTTCCGAACAATAAGCAGCTCGACTTGTCCCTTAGATTGAGGAACCCTAGAATTAGGTtgaggtttagggttagggttgtGAGAGCAAGTAGCATAAATGTTCCGTCGCCAATTAAGCCGGGTGGTGTTGTTGAAAGCGACTATCTGCCTTCCGATATTCGAAAGCGTTCCATGGACGCAATTGATTCCCTTGGTGGTAGGGTTACTATTGGTGATGTTGCTGCTAAAGCTGGCCTTAAACTAACACAAGCTCAAAAAGCTCTCCAAGCTCTTGCTGCTGACACTAATGGCTTCTTGGAg GTATCAGATGAAGGTGATGTTTTGTATGTTTTCCCAAACGACTATCGCTCTAAGCTTGTGGCCAAGTCCCTCAGGATGAAAATTGAACCTTGGGCTGAAAAGGCTAAA TCTGCAGCTGAGTATCTTATTAGGGTTTCCTTCGGGACTACATTAATTGCTTCAATAGTTATTGTCTTTACAGCTATCATAGCTATCGCCACCTCAGCTGAAAG CAATAGAGAGAGTAACAGTAACAGTCGGAGGAGGCGAGGAGACAGCTTTATTAATTTGGATTTTGCCTTGTATAATACGCGAGATTTGTTCTG GTACTGGGATAGAGATTACTATAGGAGAGGACCAAGAAGAACAGACAAGCAAGGCATGAACTTCCTTGAATCA GTCTTCTCTTACGTGTTTGGTGATGGTGATCCAAATCAAGGAATTGAAGAAGAGAGATGGAAGATG ATTGGCCAGTATATAACGTCAAACGGCGGTGTGGTGACAGCAGATGAGCTTGCCCCATATTTAGATGTTTACACAAAGGACAAG AATGATGACTCATACATACTACCAGTGCTTCTACGGTTTGATGGTCAACCAGAAGTGGATGAAgag GGAAATATCTTATATAGATTTCCATCACTTCAGCGAACTGCATCCTTCAATAGGACTGGAAAAAAGGAGTATGTTGGGACAAGATGGTCTGATTGGGATGGAAGAGTACAAGAGTTTTTTGAAGAAAAGAAGTTGCAGTTCAG TAAAACAAATGTTGCTGATAGAGCGGCTGTCATTGGACTGGGTGCTCTTAACTTTTTCGGAGTTATTGTTCTCAGCACCTTGCTGAA GGACATGGCAGTAAAACCAAATGGGTTCATCTCATTTGCTGAATCATTATTACCTCTGCTTCAG GTCTATGCAGGTTCGTTTTTTGCTATACCGTTGGTTCGTTGGCTTTTCATTCTCAAGACAAATACCGAAATAGAAAAAAGGAATCAATTGCGAAAACTTCGAGCTCAGGCGCTGGTGTCACCAGACCTTTCACTAAAGCGCAag CTGTTGAGTGCTAGAGATATGGCACAGAGAACTGTGATTGGTAAAGACCGTATTGTGTACAGCACAGAGAAGGGTCTAGATGAGCAAGACTATGAAGAACAAGAATGGGAGAGACGATTTGAACTTCTTGAGAGGGCGGACTGA